In Scophthalmus maximus strain ysfricsl-2021 chromosome 5, ASM2237912v1, whole genome shotgun sequence, the sequence ctttatcAAAACCACATTCACTTATTGGGTATGATGGTATGATTTTATGTACATGATTTTGATTcgggcttcttcttttttttattgccttttttaGTCAGATTCTCCTAGTTTGATTTAATCACGGACACTGTCCCGTGTTCACACAGACCTTCTCGGTCGCCTCGTAGTCCATCTTGAAGGCCCAGAGCTGGAGTCTGGCGGAGAGCTCGCTGATGGAAGACAGCGTGAGCAGGAACTGCTCCGCTGAGCCGAGCGGCACGTCGGGGTTGGCGAGCTGAGCCTCCTGGATCTTCTGCTTCTCCTCGTCTGTGGGGATCATCGTCAGGATTTTCTGAGGGCAAAGACAGAGTGGGATGAGAGGACATGGTGATCGGTGTCATACAGGCAATAAGAGATGCTTCCACGTGCAATTATTGCTACTGTGTTCTTGTATAgtatctatatttatttttaggcTTGTATTTTCTGCTATCGACTTTGCTGCTGTTAACACTCCCATTTCCCTGTTGAAggatgaataaaggaatatcttatctgaTCTGATCTTATCTTCCTTTTGACCATCTCACCTCAATGCCCTCCTTGTTGAGCGCATACTCGTCAAAGTTGAGGATGGCCGTCTTGATGGTGCGAGGAGGAGGCAGCACCGTCAGCCCGATGTTGATGGCGTTACTCCTCTTGGAATCCAAAACTATGATCTCCTGGCGCTTGCcatctgttgctgttttctgGGGCACAAAAAATACAGAGGGGTCAAAGCCGGgtccctctccgtctctgttcTCCGTGTGGTCCTCTTTATGGGCTCGTAAGGATTAGAGCGATCGTAACTCAGGAACAGCAGGAACTACATGCTTATTAAGAGCAGGAAATACCATCACAGGTTAagtctgtacagtatgtgcatgtgtgtgtatgtgtgtgtgtgtgtgtgtttgcagacatgCTGTCACTGAGTGAGATGACCTCACAAGTTCTTGAGGCTATCATTAGCTGTTATCGGAAGAAAGCCGTAATAAGTCACTACATAAAAGTGTAACAGAGTAGGTGCTAAGACCTGGTTACTGCCCACTGAGAAATGTGATTCCTATACTATGGAGGCTTTACATTGTAGTCCAACTCTACCGCTACTTAATTGTCTCATGTTACAGTTCACGCCGTTACAATACACAAGACTGATTTAGAAGCAGCGTGTGGTGGTGCAGTGTTCAGCACTGCTGCCttgcagcaagaaggttctgggttcgatcCTGGATTATAGCTTCAGGGTAAATCACAGTTTGCAAGATCTCCTCGCATAGTCCGAATACATGCAGGTTAGGTTAAGTGGAGAATCTAAattccctgtctgtctctataaATAAGCCCTGcgatacgctggcgacctgCCCAGGGTGTAccccccacctctcgcccaatgtcagcttggATTGTTTGAAATTTTCTTTCTACTTCGCTCACTTTTACCAATACCATATGTTATTGTAATTAACCATTGTGACTGGCAAGGTGCAAAATAACATTCTATCACATAACAATTAAATGGATAAGGGATGAAAACCATATTACCAAAAGTATCAGGAAAGttccctctgacctctgacctgctttGATTTCTGAAGGTCCTTCAAAAACCTGGCTTCTCTCACAAGCAAACATATTTGCTTGAGCTGCTTGGACCTTGATACAGCAGCAGGAGACCACCATCATGTGTAGACCCGAAGCTGAGCCGTGGTGTATTACTGTGCCTCAGGAGTTCAAATTGTGAGATCCTTGGCTTTACTTTTGAATGCCCtactttttcttatttaaaggCTTTGTGGCAATCACAAAGGATTCGACGCTCCGCACACATGACCTTGCTTAACCCTTAAAACAACAGCGTCCAAGCGCAGGAGATAATGGACAGTATCCCTACAGACTGTGTTACTGGCAACAAGAAGGTGGAAGTGATGAAACTGCGGCCATGAGAGTACATCTCCCAGACAGAAATCATTATGACGATGCTAGGTGAGATGACAGTCGATGTCCCCTACAAATTGTTTTATCTGGTGTGACAGCACCACCTTTGGCACGTTGTCTCAAAGAAGTTTCCTTCTGTAAATGCCACAGTAGACAAATGAAGAAGTTTTgtcaaaaccaaatcaaaccGAGACAATTGTGCCAGATTTGTGAACAGCAAACAGCACCTCTGTTAAATGTCATTGTGGTGGACAATGGTTGCGGCAGTGGATCTTCACCTTTGTAACTGGCATCTCCTTTGACTTTGTTTCAAATAGGTGTTCCAGTTTGGCCGTGTCCAACTTAACTGGTTCCAGTTTGGACCAGAATGAGTCTCCGCTTCGCTTGTAGTCCCTGTACTGAGCATCTGTCGGACGCACCTGTGCACAAACATTGAGCAGAGACATGTGTTAGACATTTCCTACACTAAAATAGGTGAatgagacacaaagaaaaacaaataacagcaGCTACAGGAACATGGTGAGTGagtcattgttttttatgaCCCCTAATCTTCACTAGCTGACGTTAACATGCAGTCTTTGATGATCTCTTCATTTTGACGCGCTGGATCTTCTGCCCAACCAGCAAAATAGATGAAATACTTGACAATCTAACATATTTGATTTATCCAGACATGGAAAGAAACTTAGAGCCTGCATGCTTTGCCTACAATGGTTTCATGTTCGCTAAAGTGACATCATTTACTGTAATTTCCATTAAATTACTAGTAAATTTAAGCAGTTATTTGACCCCCTACCTCCAGTTGTCATCTTTGGTTATCACTATTAAAAACAGTTTTGGTTATCGGAGTTGTACTTGATTAATGAAAATGCTAGTTGTGTCTTGACTAACCTCGCTCCAAAACAGCCTgattgtcttcttcttcttgttgaatAGAGGCGGCTCTGGGGGAGGAGGCACTGGCATTTGGGTATTAAAgaaaggtggaggtggaggcctCATAATCCCaaacaagggaggaggtggggggcaGCTGCCGAAGatgggtgggggtggagggaaACAGGGTGGTGGAGGCGGCGGGGCCGGGAGTTCGCCACATCCACCCATCAAAACGGCGTCCAGAATGTCTTTGTCATCGTCCTCCGTCAGGTCTGTGAAGTTGATGTCGCCGATGCGCAGCTCTCGAGGGCTGGCCAGCAGCTGGTCCCAGATTGTGTCCGATTCCtttttgggcggggggggaaGGGGCTCGTTGGCTGGAGACTCCAGATCAGGGTGGGACGCACCAAGGTCCTTGATCAAGTCTCCGAAGCGTTCAGCGAATGGGCGGATGCTACCTTGGTGATCTGAGTTGTCAGCCCTGTTGTTGCTCTCCTGATCATCGCCCAGCTTCTCCTCAGCTTCCTCCTGGGTTTCTTTGTCGCCCccctctcctcgctctctctccttttctgcattctcctcctcctcctcctcctcctcctcctcctcatcactggGCTTCTTGTTCTGGGAGTACAGCATGTCCAGCATGAAGAGTTTGCTGTTGAGCAGTTTGCTGCACTGCTCGTTCACCTCTGCCTCCTTacagcctgagagagagagagagtgaaagagaggggTTACAGGATGTAGCACGTTGCCATTATAGAGGAGGCCTTATACCAAAGTATATAAAAGTATCATGAGAATGAACCtaagatgaaatatgaaatgaagaACAGGGAATCATGTATTTTATCTTCATTATTTTAGCAGTGTTGCtcttttctgttctgtctgtcctgaGTGTGCTCTTATCTGTGATTGCAGACTTTGGAGAGTTTTTGGTCTTATTTTACAGGTCAGTACTGCAAGTGCTGCACAAAATCAGCCAGACATTTCCCCACATTATCTCTACACACTGCACAGTGCTCTCATCTGAAATAATATCCGTAATATTAAGGGTGCACTCACGAGATACATTTGATCTGCATAAGCACTGATACTGGCCAGGATCAGGCATCAGCCAGATGTGAATAATACACATTACATTAAGTTCAGTTTTTTAGCTTTCTGTCGTGGGATGCTGGACCAATTTTTAGCATCACAGCAATCCCTGGCCCTATGGTcccttcataaaaaatataccaTATACAGTAAGTTCCTCACAGTGTGGTAAACAGATTTTGAATTTACACTGCACTGGTATTGGATTTCTGTATCAAGTAGTTGAGGTACTAGAGTTGTATAGCCAGAGAAAAAGTCAGCTCATCCCTGCACCCTTAAAAAGATAACTTCCGTTCCTTCGACTTGTCTCCAGTACATCACCCCATGATACAGCAGACCCATCCCCTTGTTTCAAAAAATTGAACTGAAAGAAATTTCAAGATATAGAACTTTGAAACTGACGtgactcaaatgtttttttgcggTGCCATCTACCCACCATTCTCAGGGccgcccctctcctctctctccagagtGCTACTGGCAGAGGAGATGCTGGAGGCCGAGCAGTTGTCCTTCTCATTCACTTCCTCATTCTGTCGCTCCTTGTCGCTCAGGATGccactgtcctcctcctccgcctcctctctccccttctccagctcctgctcgCACTCGTcgacttcctcctccttttctgcCGTTGTTTCCTCCtgcacttcctcttctttctgctcTTCCCCTTCTTCAGTGGTGGTTTCTACTGCTGTTCCCTCTGTTTCTACACTGGCACTGGGGTCACCAGCATCTCCTGCTACAAAAAGTATGTGTTACTTGATTCTCTAAGATACTGTTTGAAACATGGGACATGGCTGCCTTTGATTTTAAAGGCCCCTGTGTTTGGGTTGCACATAGGACACTGCtgaatccaaacacacacacgcacacacacgcacacacacacacacacacacacacacacacacactaacatgaaaaacaaaaacacacacccatacgcaaatgtaaacaatatgGCGGCGCACAAAGCCGGGTTGTCACAGGACCAGGAAATGAACAGGAAATTAAGAATTAAGTTCCTGTTTACGTCAAAACACACTCATGTACACGGTACACATGCTTAACTCAGCAGCACAGTCCATGCAGTGATGCGGGCGGGGTTGGAATAACACGCCGCATACACTCGCCAACAGTAACTCAGCTCATGGCTGTGCATGCACTCCAACACGAGGCTTGTTTTCTTACACAAGATGTTTTGGCATCACACTTTCAAAAAGCTCTTTCAAAAACCTATTTGACCCTTTCAcccatttcctctgtgttttctttcccccttttttactAACCCTCAATATTTTCCacaatctgtctctctttctcgccCCTTTGCTCACACCCGCCTGCTAATTCAAACAGCAGGCTGCAAACTGAAACAATTTAAGGTAAAGAATGATTTGCTTTGGGGCGGTGCACCGCTGGGAATTGAACTTgctacattttagttttaattatAACTCCCCGTAGTTTCAAACAGCGGAGTTCAAAGTCATACGAGGGAATCTAAACTAGAAGGCCTTTACCACACAAATAGAAAATTCAAGTTCGAGCCCTCAAGATTTTCATGAAGCCaaacccttaaaaaaagatCCATTTCTGGTCAACTTATTTCCGTGTGTACATTCAGTATTTAACTCTCTCTACACAGTCATTCTTACTGTTAGTGGCAGTCAACCATTCCCATGTTAGATGCCTTCACACGCACAAGGGATTCACAGAAGAACAGCGCATGCATGTAATCCAGTGATCATATAtgaaaaacacatcagacaTGGTCACGTCTGTCAGCAGGTAAGTTTTAAATATGAGCTATCAGATGAAGTGTTGCAGGCAGCGTGCTGAGTAGCTTCAACTCCTCAGCAGGATATTCAGCTCCAgtttctgtgcttttgtttctcctggtgctgccaAATAAACCGGgactgaaacatttttgaagTTAAGGTTTTGAGAATGTTTCTAGGACCATTACTCATTATGAGACCATAAATGATTCCACAGTGTAGTGTAGGTTACACTAGCAAAGCTTATCCTTGTAATGTGTAGTTAATGTAATGTGTTGTTAAATTCAGTTGACCTTATGTTACTCTCACGTCTCATCGTGTAAGCAACGTTCATCTGGTTAATAACTGGTTAATAACTGGTTAAAAACAGCCATATCTGTTATCTATTTTATTGGTACAGGTACGAGTTCTCAGGCGTCCTACCAGTCTCAGAGTGCGTGTAGGGCGTGGAGGGGGTCTCGGCTTCAAGGTCAGCCTCTGCATCCTCTTGGGAGGCGAAGGAGGATGGGGTGCTGCTGCGCGACGACGAGGGCCAGGCCTCAGAGGGGGCAAAGGTCAGGTCGAGGTCAGGGCGAGTCCTCGAGACCCGGACGCGCTCCTTCTCGTACTCCTCTGCTGCCAGACGCTCCACAGTCTTATAcctgagagggagaaggagtaTCAGaacaaaaaaggtaaaaaaaattaaaataggaGTCAGAGTCTGTCTTGCCTTTCTCTAATAAAAAAGGCTAAACCATTAGTTAACAAATCCACCTATTGACCTGAATTCATCACAAACATCTAACCTGCCATAGACTATTCCTCAATGATTCCTCATCTACAGCTGCCCTGCCGTCTCGACGCCACTACACTAGGAGCCCTCCTCACTCCTTTACCTTGCCCAATTAACATCCACAAAGAGTTCCATGTTTTCATTACTTATTTCCTGTAGTCAAGAGTTTCACCGCTCCCCTCTCGATCAGCAGTCCAATTATGTAACCAGAGGGAGTTGGGAGAAGAAGCGACAGTGTTCGGGAGTGAAGGGGAAcgacaggagagaagaagaaaagagactgAGAGAAGTTCATGTTAGTTTGGCTGCTGAAAGGCCTGAAGTGAATCCAAGTGAACCTGTTCAAGATGTGCGTCGATcagctctcctccctcgtccttttcctcttccttttctcttccttcatcCCTTTTTCTGTCGTCCTCATTATCTCCCTCTACCAAACTTAACCATTCAACCTGCAGGCCAGAACAGAGATTGTGGGCACTGAGTCGAGCCTCTCTCCctatccctctttttttctcaaacccCTCCTCTTTCCCAGCTCACCGTGAATGTGTGGAGCTTCTGTTCAGACTTCATTAGCATAAGGCCACTTCAGAGGGCTGAGGAAACTGGATActaatatatgtgtgtgtgtgttgtgatcaaGAGTGAAACTGGGTGAGTGAGCCAACAGTGTGTATTGTGTGCTTGAACTTGGAGTAAAACCTTCAATGTGCTGTATGTCCTTACACACTTAACATACAAAAGATGTTGGAGAGATAgtttgaaaaacacttttcctgTACGTCTATGTGTGTAATCCACTTTGTGTACCAGATGTGTCTGATTAACGAAACGTATCCTAAGCATTTATGTATTATCATATATTACCCTGATGTTGCCAATGTGTGAAAACATCTGATCAGTCAGCAGTGGATTGTAACTAGATTAATAGagttttttccatttcactttcCATTTCTTCTCCACAATATTTTGATAAAGGAAACACTGCACTTTTTTATTCCATTACATATGTTTGACAGCTGTAGTGACTTCTTATTAGGAGCTTAAATATGAAACGTGTGATTGGATTGTAAAATATTTGAAGTAACCAAATATATGAAATAGTTTAATctcaaatgaatgaatcagtAATAATTAAATCATGTCATAAATAATACAGTATAATAGTGAACTTGTAACCCCATGAggatttttctcaaaatgtgtaCTTTTATTTAAGCAATATGGATATACTACGGATGGTCACGATTTCATCTTAATTTCTGCCAAACATTCTTGGCCGTACTTTAGACGTTTACAGCGAGGCTGTGGATTCAGTTGTCTGACATTAAGGACATCATATATCATATTCCATGCACTCATTGTGCTCTATCTTTGTTCCtatctttatttctctctgtctctatttcTTCTAGCTCTATTGAATCGACTGTGCTTAGTATCGAGGGTAAAAAGTTGATTGAGCCAACAGACGGAGCAACAGCCACTGGCACGGTATATACAGCAGAGTGTCAGTACAGGAGAAGActaagaagaagaggaagaaggagctTTACCTCctcataattacattttttgtgatgATCAGCATATTGGATTGGCTTTTATACAGTTGTTATCAGTCCTTACTAAAATATGGCTTGAGTCCTAAATCTGATCATGACCTCATGGACCCTCTTGAGTAAATCTCCCGCTTCCTGAGATTCCCATCTGCAGACAAACATGGATTTGCTCTGTGAAAattcctcgtgtgtgtgtttacgcgTGCGAAAGTTTGCGTAAAACGTGTGTCTATGCGTGTGCAGGAGCATTCGCTGTGTGAAAAGCTCGATGAATCCTTGAATCTGATTTTCTCACCGCATGCAAAATACAGCTCcttaagagagagaaaaacaggcagATGGAgcaaagaacccccccccccccagcctctgGCAGCAAAGGGCACCTTTTTAACCTGAAAACAATTACACTATTGCTGAGCTTCCCAAAGCACAGACTCAAACATATTCCCCCTCGGGTCCAGCTGTTCtgaatgtgtgttgtttttgatttagtGCACACACTTACCTCTCCTCCCGTGCAAGTCTGGCCTCTTCCATTTTATCCACATAGTCACggctgagagagacacacacacaaacaaacattttaaagcaCAATAATCATACCCTGTCCCTGTATGGTCTCTGTGGACTTGCCgatgtaaacacaacacattttcacatcatgCACACGAGCAGTATAGATACTGCTGTAACACGTGTGTCATGATCTCgttttttcatttcctgatttattttgaattagttttgcacCTTCTGTTTCCCGGTCTTTTGTCGGTTCCTTTTTACTTTGCAcatgtctcctgcccctgtgtcatgattccgtgttttggtttcctgttttattctgaagtctcttcccacgtgttgattcacttcctgtcctgtgtctagtttctggtgtcttgtttttcctgtgtctcctgcccctgtgattgtctgcacctgttcctaatgtgtctcacctgtgttctattggCCCCTCCCACCTTGTGtgtttagtctctgtgcttccctttgtctgtgttgggtcgtctgttGTTTCCCCCCAAGTCTGTTCATGAGATGCTGTTGGTGTCCTTGTCGTCTACCCCGTTATGTCCCTGTGGTTTTGGCTCCCAATCTGTTCCTGAACGTCTGTGATTTTGCCCCTGACTCTAGTGTTTAGTTTGGGCTCCGTTTTGGCTACTTCTTGTGGACATCTTTagttggactttgttttgttgttttacgtACAGACTCCGTAAGTTTAGTTTCTTTTGcttgattaaaaactatttaaagtgcactcctgcatttgggtcctgcttcctgctcaaccctTACAGCATGGTCCTCATATGTTTCTGTCTCCGTTTGGTAAAACCACTTTCTTTAGACAGTTAACCtcagtctttatttttaatctatgaaatccatttattttcacttatacttttgcatttatttcaatTACTCCTTTTGTTTAGTAGTCTATTATCTGTAGTAGTAATTACATGtggatgtttgtctttcacTAATGCatattcacttttcattttacagttgcCACAgcactttggggggggggacgacgacactTTAATGCTTTCTTGCTGTGAGTAAGAATGAGGAGACAGAAGTGCTAGCCTGGCCCTTtccaaaaataaagataaatctGCCAACCGGAACCTATAGGTAATTGGTAGTTCACCAAATAACACGTCTTGGGGTTTTATGTAGGGTTATTTTTCTGGCTATTTCTCTCTGGATTCTTCACTCGTTGCATGACAACCTCACAGTGGAAGACTGAAGGAACCACCTAGCGGCCTCACGGTACCACCCTATCTAAGAGGCAGCAGAGGTCTCATTAAACACTCTGCAGTGTTGTTGGACCTTCACCAATCGAGCCCCTTGCCTTATGGAATTACCATATAACATTTCTGGAGTAGCCTTTTTTCTCATCTCAAAATGCCGTTTTCAAAAACAGAGCAAGCAATGACTTACCTGTGCTTGttccgctcctctctctctatcctcagcagtctctcctccctctccacacgGCGGCGCTCTCGCTCGGCTGCCAGAGATTCCTGGTGTTGTCGGTaggaggaggacaagagacCTCCCAGAGCAGGCCTGGAGGAGGGAGCAAGAAAAGACGGTAAAAGTTTTGGGTTATGTCTGGTGATTCTGTAACTCTCAAGCACCAGTCGGGTTTGTAAAAACCCTGCACTTCATGGTTAGTGGAGTGGGATGATGAAAATTCCTCCCAAGGCAACGCACCAtaaatcattttctaatatCGAGAAAACCCGGAACCAGTGAGCTGACATCACTGATGTATGTGTTTACCAGGAGTGCACCGTgtgtctatattttttttgcacacgtTCTGTGTGCATGCTTGTTCATGCAACCACACATGTATATGTACTTGTGTGTGAACACGTTTTCAGGGCAGAGGAGGTTGTCTGAGggatgttttcatgttggtgTCCTCTCACCTGGAGCTGGTGGGCGTACTCGGACTGCTGAGGGAGGAGTAGGACGCGAACCCTCCTTTCCTAAGTAAGAGAAGAGGTGAGAAAAACAGTGAGCCACCTCTCCAGTCGTCCCGACACCACACTGACTCACTGGTCAGAGAGAAACTGGTGTCGAGAGACGAATGCGACACCTTGTTACATAACAGGAAAGCCATCGGTGCGGCACCAGTGACCCTAATTAGAAACTGCTGTGGTGTTTAttcgtgtgtgtttctgggaaAATTCCAGGCAAGGTGTCTTTCCTCACTTCCAGTCCACAACTAAAACATATTTACCTTTGACTGCTCATTTAGCAAGTGTTAGCAGgcaacaaataattatttttaaactaCTGGGTTATTTTTCAAGATTCTGGTGCCACATGCAAAAtaacacaggggaaaaaaaatgtgtgtgcatatatttTAAGCATAGTGGCAACTCCTTACTGTGACCTATACGTCACCTATAGGTCATCTATTTCTGTTTGAATACGCACAATTATTCATGATCAGAGCATCTGAATGTAGGATTTTAGGAAACAAGCTTCTTATTGGTGAGTTGTAGGTCATATGGATATAAGAGTCCTGtccagcaggagaaaaaaaaactacatcatACACCTATTAAAGAGGAATGTGAATGGTGAAAGCAAGGATCAGAAAATTCTacattcaataaaaataatcacaccaataggcaaagaaagaaaatgcagatatacacaaaaataattcaaaaaggCATCAGGTGATGTCCAAAGATGGGAAATGCAGTGGCGCGGGAAAATGGGAAAGTGAGGATTAAGAACAAGAGTAGAGGACTATTTAAACAGTGGCAGAACTAAGAAAAAAGATATGAAGGTGATAAAAAGTGCACTGGCAGACTGAAGGTGAGAGGTCGAGCAGTCAAAGAAGTGAAAAGAACTTGTGAGAAGGGAAGGTGATGAATCCGACAAGTGGTGCAAAGTGATCCAAGTTGGTGCCAGAACAGAAAAGCCAGAAACAGAAGTGGAAAGTGAAAAAGTGCACTGCTTCTCATTGGACAGTGAAACCTGGTCCCCCTCTGACCTGGGAGACGTCATTTTGGGTGACTCCTCGCTGGGTTTGACTGGAGCAGACGGCGACGGGTCTTCGTCAAGGTCGTAGGAGAAGAGGTGGAAAGGCGATTGGGGCAGGTAGGGCAGGCGGTTGGGGGAGGGGTGGGAGCTGCCGCGCAGCGGCGGGCTGACCTCTTTAGTCGCTGGGACAGTGACAGCAGACCTCTTCCTGGCCAGCAGGGTGGCCAGGAGCGAGGGCTGGGATGGGGGGCTGAGaggggaggaagcaggaggagaggacttGGGAGTGGAGGGGGAGTGGAGGGCGGACGCGGGAGGTGGTTCAGTCTgattcctctgctcttcctcgtATTTGTTCCCCTTTCTGGAAGTGATGGTGATGGACTGGACGGTGGTTTTATGAACAATGGATGGAAGATGTCTAGCCGGGCTAAGGGAGAGGAATGGATTGAGAGGATACAAGGGTTAAAGTGTGACATGGCAAAGGAAAGAGAAGCCCTAAAACAAGTTGAAGGGCCGCAGAGTATTGCACTGATATTAATAACTATGTATATATGCCACAAGAAGATCAAACCAACCAGATATACAGaagaaaacagtgacaaaagAGACTGCTAATATTTTTGGGACTCTACATATAGAGCCCCCAGGGATACATGAGAAGACCACAGAACTCTATTTCATTTCCATGTTACCACCATGTCCTAAAATACCTGGGGGTGGTCCTATAAGAAACTGTATCATCCCCCTCATGCTCATCGGAATCAGACTCAGTCACTGgagtctccacttcctcctcctcctcctc encodes:
- the fhod3a gene encoding FH1/FH2 domain-containing protein 3 isoform X4 — protein: MATFVCRVQFLDDTDPFNSTNFPEPTRPPLYTFREDIPLINQLAGVHRLLRAPHKLDDCTLQLSHNGTYLDLESSLAEQRDELDGFHHDDTGARGKKHSVVLRTQLTVRVHSCIERLYNSNGRDLRRALFSLKQIFQDDKDLVHEFVMAEGLTCLIKVGAEADQNYQNYILRALGQIMLYVDGMNGVIGHTETIQWLYTLVGSKFRLVVKTTLKLLLVFVEYSESNAPLLIEAITSVDAKRGCKPWSNAMEILQEKDGVDTELLVYAMTLVNKTLAALPDQDSFYDMVDGLEEQGVEAVSQRHLGRKGTDLDLVEQLNIYEMTLRHEDGDDDSQPPPMVRRDRRRASLGGGDKKRGLERRRSRRASLGRSGYASPLSPASPQRAGFQPLSGHRADDMSESPARHLPSIVHKTTVQSITITSRKGNKYEEEQRNQTEPPPASALHSPSTPKSSPPASSPLSPPSQPSLLATLLARKRSAVTVPATKEVSPPLRGSSHPSPNRLPYLPQSPFHLFSYDLDEDPSPSAPVKPSEESPKMTSPRKGGFASYSSLSSPSTPTSSRPALGGLLSSSYRQHQESLAAERERRRVEREERLLRIEREERNKHSRDYVDKMEEARLAREERYKTVERLAAEEYEKERVRVSRTRPDLDLTFAPSEAWPSSSRSSTPSSFASQEDAEADLEAETPSTPYTHSETAGDAGDPSASVETEGTAVETTTEEGEEQKEEEVQEETTAEKEEEVDECEQELEKGREEAEEEDSGILSDKERQNEEVNEKDNCSASSISSASSTLEREERGGPENGCKEAEVNEQCSKLLNSKLFMLDMLYSQNKKPSDEEEEEEEEEEENAEKERERGEGGDKETQEEAEEKLGDDQESNNRADNSDHQGSIRPFAERFGDLIKDLGASHPDLESPANEPLPPPPKKESDTIWDQLLASPRELRIGDINFTDLTEDDDKDILDAVLMGGCGELPAPPPPPPCFPPPPPIFGSCPPPPPLFGIMRPPPPPFFNTQMPVPPPPEPPLFNKKKKTIRLFWSEVRPTDAQYRDYKRSGDSFWSKLEPVKLDTAKLEHLFETKSKEMPVTKKTATDGKRQEIIVLDSKRSNAINIGLTVLPPPRTIKTAILNFDEYALNKEGIEKILTMIPTDEEKQKIQEAQLANPDVPLGSAEQFLLTLSSISELSARLQLWAFKMDYEATEKEVAEPLQDMKEGMEQLEKNKTLRYILSTLLSIGNFLNGTNATGFELTYLEKVPEVKDTVHKQSLLHHACSVVLENFPQSTDLYSEIGAITRSAKVDFDQLQENLCQMERRCKASWDHLKVIAKHEMKPQLKQKMSDFLKECAERIIILKIVHRRIINRFHSFLLFLGHPAYRMREVSVHRFSKILSEFALEYRTTRDRVLQQKQKRADHRERNKTRGKMIIDVNAPSDDEDESECDRHGPSSNNSAPSGSQESERPQGLGHTEDSVEHENMKAVLRTSLSGGDKESSGVPGLRTRTRSRPGRGGRIMQARTTAVEEAQICGDDAADEIMERIVSEADSEERSDARRSSCSRTC
- the fhod3a gene encoding FH1/FH2 domain-containing protein 3 isoform X3; the encoded protein is MATFVCRVQFLDDTDPFNSTNFPEPTRPPLYTFREDIPLINQLAGVHRLLRAPHKLDDCTLQLSHNGTYLDLESSLAEQRDELDGFHHDDTGARGKKHSVVLRTQLTVRVHSCIERLYNSNGRDLRRALFSLKQIFQDDKDLVHEFVMAEGLTCLIKVGAEADQNYQNYILRALGQIMLYVDGMNGVIGHTETIQWLYTLVGSKFRLVVKTTLKLLLVFVEYSESNAPLLIEAITSVDAKRGCKPWSNAMEILQEKDGVDTELLVYAMTLVNKTLAALPDQDSFYDMVDGLEEQGVEAVSQRHLGRKGTDLDLVEQLNIYEMTLRHEDGDDDSQPPPMVRRDRRRASLGGGDKKRGLERRRSRRASLGRSGYASPLSPASPQRAGFQPLSGHRADDMSESPARHLPSIVHKTTVQSITITSRKGNKYEEEQRNQTEPPPASALHSPSTPKSSPPASSPLSPPSQPSLLATLLARKRSAVTVPATKEVSPPLRGSSHPSPNRLPYLPQSPFHLFSYDLDEDPSPSAPVKPSEESPKMTSPRKGGFASYSSLSSPSTPTSSRPALGGLLSSSYRQHQESLAAERERRRVEREERLLRIEREERNKHSRDYVDKMEEARLAREERYKTVERLAAEEYEKERVRVSRTRPDLDLTFAPSEAWPSSSRSSTPSSFASQEDAEADLEAETPSTPYTHSETAGDAGDPSASVETEGTAVETTTEEGEEQKEEEVQEETTAEKEEEVDECEQELEKGREEAEEEDSGILSDKERQNEEVNEKDNCSASSISSASSTLEREERGGPENGCKEAEVNEQCSKLLNSKLFMLDMLYSQNKKPSDEEEEEEEEEEENAEKERERGEGGDKETQEEAEEKLGDDQESNNRADNSDHQGSIRPFAERFGDLIKDLGASHPDLESPANEPLPPPPKKESDTIWDQLLASPRELRIGDINFTDLTEDDDKDILDAVLMGGCGELPAPPPPPPCFPPPPPIFGSCPPPPPLFGIMRPPPPPFFNTQMPVPPPPEPPLFNKKKKTIRLFWSEVRPTDAQYRDYKRSGDSFWSKLEPVKLDTAKLEHLFETKSKEMPVTKKTATDGKRQEIIVLDSKRSNAINIGLTVLPPPRTIKTAILNFDEYALNKEGIEKILTMIPTDEEKQKIQEAQLANPDVPLGSAEQFLLTLSSISELSARLQLWAFKMDYEATEKEVAEPLQDMKEGMEQLEKNKTLRYILSTLLSIGNFLNGTNATGFELTYLEKVPEVKDTVHKQSLLHHACSVVLENFPQSTDLYSEIGAITRSAKVDFDQLQENLCQMERRCKASWDHLKVIAKHEMKPQLKQKMSDFLKECAERIIILKIVHRRIINRFHSFLLFLGHPAYRMREVSVHRFSKILSEFALEYRTTRDRVLQQKQKRADHRERNKTRGKMIIDVNAPCDRHGPSSNNSAPSGSQESERPQGLGHTEDSVEHENMKAVLRTSLSGGDKESSGVPGLRTRTRSRPGRGGRIMQARTTAVEEAQICGDDAADEIMERIVRSATQGAGTRAQPRERRRSRANRKSLRRTLKNGLTPEEALALGLADSPDPEM